Proteins co-encoded in one Kribbella qitaiheensis genomic window:
- a CDS encoding sugar ABC transporter ATP-binding protein, producing MTQLATPLPAPELGTPVVEMRGIRIAFPGVKALQGVDFRLLPGEVHALMGENGAGKSTLIKALTGVYAIDDGTVSVAGREQQFASPADSQAAGISTVYQEVNLCPNLTVAENMLLGREPHRFGRIDVKAMNARAGSILDRLGLSIDPGSGLGEHPIAIQQLVAIGRALDIEARVLILDEPTSSLDADEVTRLFTVIGTLRDQGVAILFVSHFLDQVFEISDRMTVLRNGKLVGEYRTDGITQLELVEAMIGRELEKLDRLEHHGTAAAPAEGRVPLLQVLGLSRKGSLQAVDLEIYDGEVIGIAGLLGSGRTELARLLFGADTADAGTIDVRGTRHRFRTPRNAIGAKIAFSSEDRRAEGVIEDLTIADNMLLTLQAARGWLRPVPPRTRERLVAEYIEALDIRPPEPGALMRNLSGGNQQKVLLARWLITQPALLILDEPTRGIDIGAKTQIQQLVAKLAADGMSVVFISTELEEVLRLSDRVLVMRDRTKIADRVNDESVTVAEILATIAAGAAATEEGNPDA from the coding sequence ATGACCCAACTGGCAACGCCGCTCCCGGCACCGGAACTCGGCACGCCGGTGGTCGAGATGCGCGGTATCCGCATCGCCTTCCCAGGCGTCAAAGCGCTGCAGGGAGTCGACTTCCGGCTGCTGCCCGGCGAAGTACATGCGCTGATGGGTGAGAACGGCGCCGGCAAGTCGACCCTGATCAAAGCCCTCACGGGCGTCTACGCGATCGACGACGGCACCGTGTCGGTCGCGGGGAGAGAGCAGCAGTTCGCCTCACCGGCCGACTCACAGGCAGCCGGCATCAGCACCGTTTACCAAGAGGTCAATCTGTGCCCGAACCTGACGGTCGCGGAGAACATGCTCCTCGGCCGGGAGCCGCACCGGTTCGGCCGGATCGACGTCAAGGCGATGAACGCCCGGGCCGGGTCGATCCTGGACCGGCTCGGCCTGTCGATCGACCCGGGCTCGGGACTGGGCGAGCACCCGATCGCGATCCAGCAACTGGTCGCCATCGGCCGCGCGCTCGACATCGAGGCACGGGTGCTCATCCTCGACGAACCCACCTCCAGCCTGGACGCCGACGAGGTGACGAGGCTGTTCACGGTCATCGGCACGCTGCGCGACCAGGGGGTGGCGATTCTCTTCGTCTCGCACTTCCTGGACCAGGTCTTCGAGATCTCCGACCGGATGACCGTGCTGCGGAACGGAAAGCTGGTGGGGGAGTACCGGACGGACGGCATCACCCAGCTCGAACTCGTCGAGGCCATGATCGGCCGCGAGCTGGAGAAGCTGGACCGGCTCGAGCATCACGGCACGGCAGCCGCACCGGCCGAGGGCCGCGTCCCGCTGCTGCAGGTGCTTGGCCTGAGCCGGAAAGGCAGCCTGCAGGCCGTCGACCTCGAGATCTACGACGGCGAGGTGATCGGGATCGCCGGTCTGCTCGGATCGGGGCGCACGGAGCTCGCCCGGCTGCTCTTCGGCGCGGACACCGCGGACGCCGGCACGATCGACGTACGAGGCACCCGGCACCGATTCCGTACTCCGCGCAACGCCATCGGCGCGAAGATCGCGTTCTCGAGCGAGGACCGGCGCGCGGAAGGTGTGATCGAGGATCTGACCATCGCCGACAACATGCTGCTGACGCTGCAGGCCGCCCGGGGCTGGCTGCGGCCGGTTCCGCCCCGGACCCGCGAACGGCTGGTGGCGGAGTACATCGAGGCCCTGGACATCAGGCCGCCCGAGCCCGGCGCCCTGATGCGGAACCTGTCCGGTGGCAACCAGCAGAAGGTGTTGCTGGCCCGTTGGTTGATCACCCAGCCCGCGCTCCTGATCCTCGACGAGCCGACGCGCGGAATCGATATCGGGGCCAAGACTCAGATCCAGCAACTGGTGGCGAAGCTGGCCGCCGACGGTATGTCGGTCGTCTTCATCTCCACCGAACTCGAGGAAGTCCTCCGCCTCAGTGACCGCGTCCTGGTGATGCGGGACCGTACCAAGATCGCGGACCGGGTCAACGACGAGAGCGTCACCGTGGCCGAGATCCTCGCGACCATCGCCGCCGGTGCTGCCGCTACCGAGGAAGGGAACCCCGATGCGTGA
- a CDS encoding ABC transporter permease — protein MRELVRRPLFWPTLALLLLITLNTVVTPSFLSVRIQDGHLYGSLIDILRNGAPVLLVALGMTLVIATRGIDLSVGAVAAISGAVACVYIAGSDRPAAASTALVAIAIAVVCGLLLGLWNGFLVSVIGIQPIIATLVLMTAGRGLAMLITDGQITTVVNPAFKVLGAGFVATLPVAILIALAVFAVTAVLARRTALGMLIESVGINPEASRLAGIHARTITWTVYVFGAFCAGVAGLMIASNTSAADANNAGLWIELDAILAVVIGGTSLAGGKFSLLGTLIGAMFIQTLATTIPTIGIPAEANYLFKAIVVIAVCLLQSPKARAALRSRRPVRTVKADAA, from the coding sequence ATGCGTGAACTCGTGCGGCGACCGCTGTTCTGGCCGACGCTCGCGCTGCTGTTGCTGATCACCCTCAATACCGTGGTGACCCCGTCGTTCCTGTCGGTGCGGATCCAGGACGGTCATCTGTACGGCAGCCTGATCGACATCCTTCGCAACGGTGCGCCGGTGCTGCTGGTGGCGCTGGGGATGACGCTGGTGATCGCCACTCGCGGAATCGATCTGTCGGTCGGTGCGGTGGCCGCGATCTCCGGCGCCGTCGCCTGCGTGTACATCGCGGGCTCCGATCGGCCGGCGGCCGCTTCGACGGCGCTCGTCGCGATCGCGATCGCAGTGGTCTGCGGTCTGCTGCTCGGGTTGTGGAACGGGTTCCTGGTCTCGGTGATCGGGATCCAGCCGATCATCGCCACCCTCGTCCTGATGACCGCCGGCCGGGGGCTCGCGATGCTGATCACCGACGGCCAGATCACGACCGTGGTCAACCCGGCGTTCAAGGTCCTCGGGGCGGGATTCGTCGCGACCCTGCCGGTGGCGATCCTGATCGCTCTCGCGGTCTTCGCCGTCACTGCCGTACTGGCCCGGCGGACGGCGCTCGGGATGCTGATCGAATCGGTCGGTATCAACCCGGAGGCCAGCAGGCTGGCCGGGATCCACGCTCGCACGATCACGTGGACCGTCTATGTGTTCGGTGCGTTCTGCGCCGGCGTCGCCGGACTCATGATCGCCTCGAACACGAGCGCGGCCGACGCGAACAACGCCGGTCTGTGGATCGAGCTGGACGCGATCCTGGCTGTCGTGATCGGCGGTACGTCGCTGGCCGGCGGGAAGTTCTCGCTGCTCGGCACCCTGATCGGCGCGATGTTCATCCAAACGCTGGCCACCACCATCCCGACCATCGGGATTCCGGCCGAAGCGAACTATCTCTTCAAGGCGATCGTGGTGATCGCGGTGTGTCTTCTGCAGTCCCCGAAGGCACGCGCGGCGCTGCGCAGCCGACGTCCCGTCCGCACCGTGAAGGCTGATGCAGCATGA
- the yjfF gene encoding galactofuranose ABC transporter, permease protein YjfF → MSSSSSAVASTTWPDRLRGYSPPRRYLPVIATAALLIGMFGAGSLRYQGFADPQVVLNLFVDNAFLLVLGVGMTFVILTGGIDLSVGSVVALSTMIAASTLEAGWPAVAAVIAVLVSGTVLGTLMGLVIHYFDVQPFIASLAVMFLARGLCYLISVESIPIRDASFTSFAQGSVPLPGGYRVTPSVLVAVVVFAVGAWILHMTRFGRTVYAVGGSESSAHLMGLRVALIKVGVYTISGLCSALAGLLFALYTLSGYSLHAVGMELDAIAAVVIGGTLLTGGRGMVVGTMFGVLLLGTIQTFISFDGTLSSWWTKISIGALLLIFVVIQRLLTRRQA, encoded by the coding sequence ATGAGTAGCTCCAGTTCGGCAGTCGCATCGACCACTTGGCCCGATCGCCTCCGTGGCTACAGTCCGCCGCGGCGCTACCTCCCGGTCATCGCGACCGCCGCTCTACTGATCGGCATGTTCGGTGCCGGATCCCTGCGCTACCAGGGTTTCGCGGATCCGCAGGTCGTTCTGAACCTGTTCGTGGACAACGCGTTCCTGCTGGTGCTGGGCGTCGGAATGACCTTCGTGATCCTGACCGGCGGTATCGATCTGAGTGTCGGGTCTGTCGTCGCGCTGTCCACGATGATCGCGGCATCGACCCTGGAGGCGGGCTGGCCCGCGGTGGCCGCCGTCATCGCCGTGCTCGTGTCCGGGACGGTGCTCGGGACGTTGATGGGTCTGGTGATCCATTACTTCGATGTGCAGCCGTTCATCGCGTCCTTGGCGGTGATGTTTCTGGCTCGCGGGCTTTGCTATCTGATCAGTGTCGAGTCGATACCGATCCGGGACGCGAGCTTCACGTCCTTCGCCCAGGGGTCGGTACCGCTGCCGGGCGGCTATCGCGTCACGCCCAGCGTCCTGGTGGCCGTGGTGGTGTTCGCGGTCGGAGCGTGGATCCTGCACATGACCCGGTTCGGCCGGACCGTCTATGCCGTCGGCGGCAGCGAGAGCTCCGCGCATCTGATGGGCTTGCGGGTCGCGCTCATCAAGGTCGGGGTCTACACGATCAGCGGTCTGTGCTCGGCACTGGCCGGACTGTTGTTCGCCCTCTACACGCTGTCGGGGTACAGCCTGCACGCCGTCGGGATGGAGCTCGATGCGATAGCGGCGGTCGTCATCGGCGGGACGCTGCTGACCGGTGGCCGCGGCATGGTGGTGGGGACGATGTTCGGCGTACTGCTGCTCGGCACCATCCAGACGTTCATCTCCTTCGACGGCACGTTGAGCTCCTGGTGGACGAAGATCTCGATCGGTGCGCTGCTGCTGATCTTCGTCGTGATCCAGCGTCTGCTGACCAGACGGCAGGCTTGA
- a CDS encoding LacI family DNA-binding transcriptional regulator, with protein MSNGSNTERVPDAATSSRRHPSLTDVAALAGVSHMTVSRVINDSELVRPATRARVRAAIDSLGYRPNTAARALVTGRTGTLGVVTMDSTLYGPASTLYGIECAAREAGFAITVASVGRPERRAIAEAVETLQRQGVEGIVVIAPHVATAEALQFAPQDIPLVAVGGAAPPVPAVSVNQYDGARLATEHLLSLGHATVWHVAGPADWLEAAERERGWRETLEANGAQVPRLIRGDWSPRSGYEAGLALAKEPDLGAVFVANDQMALGLLRAFTEAGITVPADVHIVGFDDIPEAEFFNPPLTTVRQDFTEVGRRTFALLSAQMSGTGLPTGEQIAAELIVRQSTLPN; from the coding sequence GTGTCCAACGGTTCGAACACCGAGCGGGTGCCTGACGCTGCGACGTCGTCTCGACGTCATCCGAGCCTGACCGACGTCGCGGCGCTGGCGGGCGTCTCCCATATGACGGTGTCCAGGGTGATCAACGACAGCGAACTCGTCCGGCCGGCCACCCGCGCCCGGGTCCGGGCCGCGATCGACAGCCTGGGGTATCGGCCCAACACGGCCGCCAGGGCCCTCGTCACCGGGCGCACGGGCACCCTCGGGGTCGTGACGATGGACTCCACCCTCTACGGACCGGCCAGCACGCTCTACGGCATCGAGTGCGCGGCCCGCGAAGCCGGCTTCGCGATCACCGTCGCGAGCGTGGGCCGGCCCGAGCGGAGGGCCATCGCCGAAGCCGTCGAGACACTTCAGCGTCAAGGGGTCGAAGGCATCGTCGTCATCGCCCCGCACGTCGCGACGGCCGAGGCCCTGCAGTTCGCACCGCAGGACATCCCGCTGGTCGCGGTCGGTGGCGCGGCCCCGCCGGTTCCGGCCGTCTCGGTCAACCAGTACGACGGCGCCCGGCTCGCGACCGAGCATCTGCTGTCGCTCGGTCACGCCACGGTCTGGCATGTGGCCGGCCCGGCCGACTGGCTCGAAGCGGCCGAACGAGAGCGCGGCTGGCGGGAGACCCTCGAAGCCAACGGCGCACAGGTACCTCGCCTGATCCGCGGCGACTGGAGTCCGCGATCGGGGTACGAGGCCGGGCTGGCGTTGGCCAAGGAACCCGATCTCGGCGCCGTGTTCGTCGCCAACGACCAGATGGCCCTCGGTCTGCTGCGGGCCTTCACCGAGGCCGGTATCACCGTCCCGGCCGACGTCCACATCGTCGGGTTCGACGACATCCCGGAAGCAGAGTTCTTCAATCCCCCACTGACGACCGTACGGCAGGATTTCACCGAGGTCGGCCGCCGCACCTTCGCCCTGCTGTCCGCGCAGATGAGCGGCACCGGGCTGCCCACCGGTGAGCAGATCGCCGCCGAGTTGATCGTTCGGCAGAGCACGCTTCCGAACTGA